A part of Brassica rapa cultivar Chiifu-401-42 chromosome A05, CAAS_Brap_v3.01, whole genome shotgun sequence genomic DNA contains:
- the LOC103868296 gene encoding phytochrome C, translating into MSSGSSNSGSCSTRSRNNSRLSSQVLADAKLHGSFEESERLFDYSASIHVNMPTSSSYDIPSSSDVSSYLHKIQRGMLIQPFGCLIVVDDKTLKVIAFSENTQEMLGLSPHTVPSMEQREALSIGTDVQSLFQSQGSSALQKAADFGEISILNPITLHCRTSGKPFYAILHRIEQGLVIDLEPVGLDEVPVTAAGALKSYKLAAKSISRLQALPSGNMSLLCDALVKEVSELTGYDRVMVYKFHGDGHGEVIAECCKADLEPYLGLHYSATDIPQASRFLFMRNKVRMICDCSAVPVKVVQDKSLSQPITLAGSTLRAPHGCHAQYMSNMGSVASLVMSVTINGSESDEMNRDLQTGRTLWGLVVCHHASPRVVPFPLRYACEFLTQVFGVHINKEAESALLLKEKHILQTQSVLCDMLFRNAPIGIVTQSPNIMDLVKCDGAALYYRDKLWALGVAPTETQIRDIIDWVLKSQGGGNSGVTTESLMESGYPDASVLGESICGMAAVHITQKVFLFWFRSGTAKQIKWGGARHDPDDRDGKRMHPRSSFKAFMEIVRWKSMPWDDMEMDAINSLQLIIKGSLQEEHPDTVVNVPPFVDNRVQKVDEMCVIVNEMVRLIDTAAVPIFAADASGVINGWNSKAAEVTGLAVEQAIGKPVSDIVEDDSAITVKNMLALALQGSEERGAEIRIRAFGPKRKSSPIELVVNTCCSRDTRNNVLGVCFIGQDVTGQKTLIEKYSRVQGDYARIMWSPSTLIPPIFMTTENGLCSEWNDAMQKLSGIRREEAVNKMLLGEVFTSNDSCCRLQDHDTLTKLRIALNAVSSGQDNIEKLLFGFYHRDGRFIEALLSANKRTDMEGKVTGVLCFLQVPSPELQYALQVQRISEQAMACAVNKMAYLRQQVENPEKAISFLQDFLHSSGLNEEQKQLLSTSVSCREQLAKVISDSDIEGIEDGYVQLGCSEFSLEESLESVVKQVMELSIERKVQIICDYPQEVSLMRLYGDSLRLQQILSETLSSSIRFTPALKGLCVSFKVMSRIEAIGKRMKRVELEFRIIHPAPGLPDDLVREMFQPLRKDTSREGLGLHITQKMVKLMEGGTLRYLRESEMSAFVILAEFPLL; encoded by the exons ATGTCATCAGGTAGCAGCAATTCCGGAAGCTGTTCAACTCGATCCAGAAACAACTCTCGACTTTCTTCACAAGTCCTCGCTGATGCAAAGCTCCACGGGAGTTTCGAGGAATCCGAGCGCTTATTCGACTACTCAGCTTCAATTCACGTGAACATGCCCACCTCCTCGTCCTACGACATCCCTTCCTCTTCAGACGTCTCATCTTACTTACACAAGATTCAGAGAGGGATGTTGATTCAGCCCTTTGGTTGCTTAATCGTCGTTGACGACAAGACCCTCAAAGTAATTGCCTTTAGCGAGAACACGCAAGAGATGTTGGGTTTGTCTCCACACACTGTGCCTAGCATGGAGCAACGTGAGGCTCTGAGTATCGGAACTGATGTGCAGTCTCTGTTTCAGTCTCAAGGCTCTTCTGCGTTGCAGAAAGCTGCTGACTTTGGTGAGATTAGTATTCTGAATCCTATCACGCTTCACTGCAGGACTTCGGGTAAGCCTTTCTATGCCATTCTCCATCGGATTGAACAAGGTCTCGTTATAGATTTGGAGCCAGTGGGTCTTGATGAGGTCCCAGTGACTGCTGCTGGTGCGTTGAAGTCATACAAGCTCGCTGCTAAATCGATTTCGAGGTTGCAGGCTTTGCCTAGTGGGAATATGTCGTTGCTCTGTGATGCTTTAGTTAAGGAAGTTAGTGAGTTAACCGGGTATGATAGGGTGATGGTTTATAAGTTTCATGGAGATGGGCATGGGGAAGTGATTGCTGAGTGCTGTAAGGCAGACTTGGAACCTTATCTTGGGTTGCATTACTCGGCTACTGATATACCACAAGCCTCTAGATTTCTCTTTATGAGGAACAAGGTTAGGATGATTTGTGATTGTTCGGCTGTTCCAGTTAAAGTAGTCCAGGACAAGAGTCTCTCACAGCCGATTACTCTCGCTGGATCTACTCTGAGAGCTCCTCATGGCTGTCACGCGCAGTATATGAGTAATATGGGCTCAGTGGCATCTCTTGTTATGTCCGTAACGATCAATGGTAGTGAGAGTGATGAGATGAACAGAGATTTGCAGACGGGTAGAACCTTATGGGGCTTAGTGGTTTGTCATCACGCAAGTCCTAGGGTCGTCCCGTTTCCTCTGAGATATGCCTGTGAATTCTTGACTCAGGTGTTTGGCGTGCACATCAACAAGGAAGCGGAATCAGCTCTTCTGTTGAAAGAGAAGCATATTCTGCAAACTCAGAGTGTGCTATGTGACATGCTTTTTCGCAATGCACCTATAGGTATAGTCACTCAGTCTCCAAATATAATGGATCTTGTTAAATGTGATGGAGCAGCTCTTTATTACAGAGATAAGCTCTGGGCTTTAGGGGTTGCTCCTACAGAGACACAAATTAGAGATATAATCGATTGGGTTCTCAAAAGTCAAGGAGGAGGAAACAGTGGCGTTACCACTGAAAGTCTAATGGAGTCTGGCTATCCGGATGCTTCCGTCCTCGGGGAGTCAATCTGTGGAATGGCTGCCGTACATATAACCCAAAAGGTTTTCCTTTTCTGGTTCCGGTCTGGCACTGCAAAACAGATCAAGTGGGGTGGTGCAAGACATGATCCTGATGACAGAGATGGTAAAAGGATGCATCCTAGATCCTCGTTCAAGGCTTTTATGGAAATAGTCCGGTGGAAAAGTATGCCCTGGGATGACATGGAAATGGATGCAATCAATTCTCTGCAGCTGATAATAAAAGGCTCACTGCAAGAGGAGCATCCAGACACTGTTGTGAATGTGCCGCCGTTTGTGGATAATAGAGTCCAGAAGGTGGATGAAATGTGTGTTATTGTGAACGAAATGGTGCGGTTGATTGACACAGCTGCTGTTCCGATCTTTGCGGCTGATGCCTCTGGTGTTATAAACGGTTGGAATTCAAAAGCGGCTGAGGTGACTGGGTTGGCTGTTGAACAAGCGATAGGCAAACCTGTATCAGATATCGTTGAAGATGATTCTGCAATAACCGTTAAGAACATGTTAGCATTGGCTCTCCAAG GTAGCGAAGAACGTGGCGCCGAGATCAGGATCAGAGCATTTGGTCCTAAAAGGAAAAGCAGTCCTATTGAATTAGTCGTCAACACTTGCTGTAGCAGAGATACAAGGAATAATGTTCTTGGTGTGTGCTTCATTGGACAAGATGTTACAGGCCAGAAGACGCTTATTGAGAAGTATAGCCGCGTGCAAGGAGATTACGCCAGAATCATGTGGAGCCCTTCAACACTGATCCCACCAATTTTTATGACCACTGAGAATGGGTTATGCTCAGAGTGGAACGACGCGATGCAGAAGCTCTCTGGTATAAGGAGAGAAGAAGCTGTGAATAAAATGCTTCTTGGAGAGGTTTTCACCTCAAATGACTCATGCTGTCGCCTTCAAGACCATGACACGTTAACTAAACTCAGAATAGCTTTAAATGCTGTGAGTTCTGGCCAGGATAACATAGAGAAGCTTTTATTTGGCTTCTACCATCGTGATGGTAGATTCATCGAGGCCTTGCTTTCTGCAAACAAAAGAACTGACATGGAAGGAAAAGTTACAGGGGTTTTATGCTTTCTGCAAGTACCTAGTCCAGAACTCCAATACGCTCTACAGGTTCAGCGAATATCAGAGCAGGCAATGGCCTGCGCTGTCAACAAAATGGCATATCTCCGCCAACAAGTGGAGAATCCAGAAAAAGCAATATCCTTCCTTCAAGATTTTCTACATTCATCTGGATTAAATGAAGAACAAAAGCAGCTCTTGAGTACAAGCGTGTCATGCAGGGAGCAGTTAGCCAAAGTCATAAGCGACTCAGACATAGAGGGAATTGAGGATGG GTATGTGCAGCTGGGTTGCAGCGAATTCAGCCTTGAGGAATCCCTGGAATCAGTTGTAAAACAAGTCATGGAGCTGAGCATAGAACGTAAAGTGCAGATCATCTGCGATTATCCTCAAGAAGTTTCGTTAATGAGACTGTATGGAGATTCCTTAAGGCTTCAGCAAATCCTTTCAGAGACACTCTCAAGCAGCATACGGTTCACTCCTGCATTAAAGGGACTGTGCGTATCATTTAAGGTAATGTCACGGATAGAAGCTATAGGGAAAAGAATGAAGAGAGTAGAGCTAGAGTTCAGGATAATACACCCGGCACCGGGACTGCCTGACGATCTAGTAAGAGAGATGTTTCAGCCTTTGAGGAAAGATACATCAAGGGAAGGATTGGGACTACACATAACACAGAAGATGGTGAAACTCATGGAGGGAGGAACGTTGAGAT
- the LOC103868318 gene encoding zinc finger MYM-type protein 1-like, giving the protein MFHLFMFYSKWLFYSLDGEKQDRRWLVYSKSKDKIFCFCCKLFTHETFPPLLVTTGYGDWRNASHRLKNHETTYNHVVCMSRWIELEMRLKKSETIDKHLEEAINKEKKHWRDVMLRIIAVVKTLAERNLAFRGDDEKVSDPNSGNFLAFITMIGGFDEVMKEHIRRIDKGETQYDYLSHKIQNELIELLANEIRMVILKKIQEAKYFSIILDTTPDISHKEQMTFLIRCIDVSTDSPKVEEFFLSFLEIKDTTGEGIFTTLQNALADLKLNIGDVRGQGYDNGSNMKGKHKGVQKRLLDINPRAFYTPCGCHSLNLTLCDMASSTEKAVSFFGTVQCLYNLFSSTNNWEVYRELVKGTTLKQLSQTRWESRIASVKPIRFQAVKIREALFYLAENSGNLGHRSGAECLAESETHGIGRFEFLFGMVIWYDLLYVVNTVSKSLQSEDMDLEAAIIQLGGLVGYLKGYRETGFEKAKAEAMQIAIDMEIEPTFSSKPKRLIKRKKHFGEDAEKVDDNYQLNAEESFRIDYFINILDQAIVSLGVRFEQFQRYEDIFGFLFGLKRLKSAKDDELMISCVKLEASLEHDGHFDVDGKHLFLEL; this is encoded by the coding sequence ATGTTTCACTTATTCATGTTTTACTCAAAATGGTTATTTTACTCATTAGATGGAGAGAAACAAGACAGGAGATGGTTAGTTTACTCAAAATCTAAAGAtaaaatcttttgtttttgCTGTAAATTATTCACTCATGAAACATTTCCTCCTCTATTGGTAACTACTGGATATGGTGATTGGAGAAATGCTTCACATAGGCTGAAAAACCATGAAACTACTTACAACCATGTTGTTTGCATGAGCCGCTGGATTGAGCTGGAAATGAGGCTGAAAAAGAGTGAAACTATTGATAAGCATTTGGAGGAGGCAATTAACAAGGAGAAGAAACATTGGAGAGATGTTATGTTGAGGATAATTGCAGTGGTAAAGACTCTAGCAGAAAGAAATCTAGCCTTTCGTGGAGATGACGAAAAGGTCAGTGATCCAAACAGTGGAAACTTCTTGGCTTTTATTACGATGATTGGAGGCTTTGATGAAGTAATGAAGGAGCACATTCGACGGATTGACAAAGGTGAAACCCAGTACGATTATCTTAGTCATAAGATTCAGAATGAGTTGATAGAATTACTTGCTAATGAGATTAGGATGGTAATCTTAAAGAAGATTCAAGAGGCAAAGTATTTTTCAATCATTTTGGATACTACTCCTGATATTAGTCACAAAGAGCAGATGACTTTTTTAATTCGATGCATAGATGTTTCTACGGATTCACCTAAGGTTGAGGAGTTCTTTTTGTCATTCTTGGAAATCAAAGACACAACAGGAGAAGGAATTTTTACCACTCTTCAAAATGCATTGGCTGATCTTAAGTTAAATATTGGTGATGTAAGAGGACAAGGTTACGACAACGGGTCTAATATGAAAGGAAAGCATAAGGGTGTTCAGAAAAGACTGCTGGATATTAATCCAAGGGCATTTTACACTCCATGTGGGTGTCACAGTCTCAATCTTACTCTTTGTGACATGGCTTCTTCAACTGAGAAAGCAGTTTCATTTTTTGGCACTGTGCAATGTTTATACAATCTGTTTTCATCAACCAACAACTGGGAAGTTTACAGAGAGTTGGTGAAAGGTACTACACTTAAACAATTATCACAGACTCGTTGGGAAAGTCGTATTGCTAGTGTAAAACCAATAAGGTTTCAAGCTGTAAAGATACGAGAGGCTTTGTTTTACTTAGCAGAGAACAGTGGTAATCTTGGACATCGTAGTGGAGCTGAGTGTCTTGCAGAAAGTGAAACACATGGAATAGGAAGATTTGAGTTCTTGTTTGGCATGGTAATTTGGTATGATTTGCTTTATGTTGTCAATACAGTGAGCAAATCTTTACAATCAGAGGATATGGATCTTGAGGCTGCTATTATCCAGTTAGGAGGGCTTGTTGGTTACTTGAAAGGGTACAGAGAAACTGGTTTTGAGAAAGCAAAAGCTGAAGCTATGCAAATTGCCATTGACATGGAGATCGAACCAACATTTTCTTCAAAGCCAAAGCggttaataaaaaggaaaaagcaTTTTGGTGAAGATGCTGAAAAAGTTGATGATAATTACCAGCTAAACGCGGAAGAGAGTTTTAGGATTGATTATTTCATCAACATTTTGGATCAAGCTATAGTGTCACTTGGGGTTAGATTTGAGCAGTTTCAGCGGTACGAAGATATCTTtgggtttttgtttggtttgaaaaGGCTAAAGTCAGCAAAAGATGATGAATTGATGATATCTTGTGTCAAGCTTGAAGCTTCTCTAGAGCATGATGGGCATTTTGATGTAGATGGAAAACACTTGTTTTTGGAACTTTAA